A region of Arabidopsis thaliana chromosome 5, partial sequence DNA encodes the following proteins:
- the FOP1 gene encoding O-acyltransferase (WSD1-like) family protein (O-acyltransferase (WSD1-like) family protein; CONTAINS InterPro DOMAIN/s: O-acyltransferase, WSD1, C-terminal (InterPro:IPR009721), O-acyltransferase, WSD1, N-terminal (InterPro:IPR004255); BEST Arabidopsis thaliana protein match is: O-acyltransferase (WSD1-like) family protein (TAIR:AT2G38995.2); Has 1220 Blast hits to 1207 proteins in 180 species: Archae - 4; Bacteria - 957; Metazoa - 16; Fungi - 0; Plants - 224; Viruses - 0; Other Eukaryotes - 19 (source: NCBI BLink).), whose product MGEDKKTARETVEEEPLSPCSRLFNSPDFNCAIIVTMGSKVKGDTPAIIHGLEHTLVNHPRFSSILEMNNGKKPRWVRTKVKVEEHVIVPDVDPDIENPDQYLEDYISKLTTIPMDLSKPLWEMHLLGVKTSNAESYAILKIHHSLGDGMSLMSLLLACTRKTSDPEALPTVAVHKKRFGPSCNSGFFNKIWWLFVGLWFILRLLFNTFVDILMFALTIFVLRDTETPLLAKPGSELIPKRFVHRIISFDDVKLVKNAMKMTVNDVLLGVTQAGLSRYLSRKYDQEATPKSKESMRRIRLRSAIMINLRPNAGIEALADMMAKKSKCRWGNLFGYILLPFSVGLETDPLEYVRQAKATIDRKKHSLEAVFSMAFFKLILKVLGLKASVVLVRKVIHSTTLSFSNVVGPKEEITFHGHPLNYISPCVFGHPHALTLHFQTYANKVIISVTADPTVIPDPHKMCDDLVESLKMIKAAVLERGLYEIEV is encoded by the exons ATGGGTGAAGACAAGAAGACGGCAAGGGAGACGGTGGAGGAGGAACCACTTAGCCCATGTTCACGGCTGTTCAATTCGCCGGATTTTAACTGTGCAATAATCGTTACAATGGGATCTAAAGTTAAAGGAGACACACCAGCCATCATCCACGGCCTTGAACACACCCTCGTAAACCACCCTCGCTTCTCTAGCATTTTA GAGATGAACAATGGGAAGAAGCCGCGTTGGGTTCGGACAAAAGTTAAAGTAGAAGAGCATGTGATTGTTCCTGATGTGGATCCCGACATTGAAAATCCGGATCAGTATCTTGAAGACTATATCTCTAAGTTAACGACCATTCCTATGGATTTGTCTAAACCATTATGGGAAATGCACTTACTAGGCGTCAAAACATCGAACGCTGAATCCTATGCTATTCTCAAGATCCATCATTCTTTGGGTGATGGAATGTCTCTCATGTCTCTTTTACTGGCTTGTACCCGCAAAACATCAGACCCCGAGGCTTTGCCTACCGTTGCGGTTCATAAAAAACGCTTTGGACCGAGCTGCAACAGCGGGTTTTTCAACAAGATTTGGTGGTTATTTGTAGGGCTCTGGTTCATCCTAAGATTGCTATTCAACACTTTTGTTGATATCTTAATGTTTGCTCTTACAATATTTGTCTTGAGGGATACGGAGACTCCTCTCTTGGCCAAACCCGGTAGTGAACTTATCCCTAAGAGGTTCGTCCACCGGATTATCAGTTTTGACGATGTTAAGCTGGTGAAAAACGCaatgaaaatg ACGGTGAACGATGTTCTTCTTGGAGTAACGCAAGCCGGACTTTCGCGTTACCTTAGTCGAAAATATG ATCAAGAAGCAACACCGAAATCGAAAGAGTCCATGAGGAGAATCCGACTTCGTTCAGCCATTATGATTAACTTGAGACCAAACGCAGGAATTGAG GCTCTAGCGGATATGATGGCCAAGAAATCAAAATGCAGATGGGGAAATCTCTTCGGCTACATTCTCCTACCGTTCTCCGTTGGGCTAGAGACCGATCCTCTAGAATACGTGCGCCAAGCTAAAGCCACGATTGACCGCAAGAAACACTCTCTAGAAGCCGTATTCTCCATGGCATTCTTTAAATTGATACTAAAAGTTCTTGGGCTCAAG gCAAGTGTAGTTCTTGTAAGGAAAGTGATCCATAGCACAACGTTATCATTTTCAAATGTGGTCGGTCCAAAGGAAGAAATTACATTCCATGGTCACCCACTGAATTATATCTCCCCATGTGTTTTTGGCCACCCACAT GCTCTTACTCTACATTTCCAGACCTACGCGAACAAGGTCATAATATCGGTAACGGCTGATCCAACGGTCATTCCTGACCCTCACAAGATGTGTGATGATTTGGTGGAGTCTCTCAAGATGATTAAAGCCGCTGTTCTTGAAAGAGGGTTATATGAGATTGAGGTCTAA
- the BOB1 gene encoding HSP20-like chaperones superfamily protein (BOBBER1 (BOB1); CONTAINS InterPro DOMAIN/s: CS-like domain (InterPro:IPR007052), HSP20-like chaperone (InterPro:IPR008978), CS domain (InterPro:IPR017447); BEST Arabidopsis thaliana protein match is: HSP20-like chaperones superfamily protein (TAIR:AT4G27890.1); Has 1807 Blast hits to 1807 proteins in 277 species: Archae - 0; Bacteria - 0; Metazoa - 736; Fungi - 347; Plants - 385; Viruses - 0; Other Eukaryotes - 339 (source: NCBI BLink).) gives MAIISEVEEESSSSRPMIFPFRATLSSANPLGFLEKVFDFLGEQSDFLKKPSAEDEIVVAVRAAKEKLKKAEKKKAEKESVKPVEKKAEKEIVKLVEKKVEKESVKPTIAASSAEPIEVEKPKEEEEKKESGPIVPNKGNGTDLENYSWIQNLQEVTVNIPVPTGTKARTVVCEIKKNRLKVGLKGQDPIVDGELYRSVKPDDCYWNIEDQKVISILLTKSDQMEWWKCCVKGEPEIDTQKVEPETSKLGDLDPETRSTVEKMMFDQRQKQMGLPTSEELQKQEILKKFMSEHPEMDFSNAKFN, from the exons ATGGCGATTATCTCTgaggtagaagaagaaagcagtAGCAGCCGACCCATGATATTTCCCTTTAGGGCAACACTCAGTTCTGCAAACCcattagggtttttggagaAAGTTTTCGACTTTCTCGGAGAACAGAGCGATTTTCTCAAGAAACCCTCCGCGGAGGACGAGATCGTCGTCGCGGTTAGGGCGGCGAAGGAGAAGTTGAAAAaggctgagaagaagaaagctgagaAGGAGAGTGTGAAGCCTGTGGAGAAGAAAGCCGAGAAGGAAATTGTTAAGCTTGTGGAGAAGAAGGTAGAGAAGGAGAGTGTCAAGCCAACTATAGCTGCTTCAAGTGCTGAGCCTATAGAAGTGGAGAAGCCtaaggaggaagaggagaagaaggaatctGGTCCCATtg TTCCTAACAAAGGTAATGGAACTGATCTTGAGAACTACTCATGGATCCAGAATCTCCAGGAGGTTACAGTTAACATTCCAGTGCCTACTGGGACTAAAGCACGGACTGTTGTATGTGAGATTAAGAAAAACCGTCTCAAGGTTGGTCTCAAAGGCCAGGATCCAATCGTCGAT GGGGAGCTCTACCGATCTGTGAAGCCTGATGACTGCTACTGGAATATCG AGGATCAAAAGGTGATTTCGATTCTCTTGACTAAGTCTGATCAGATGGAGTGGTGGAAATGCTGTGTGAAAGGTGAACCTGAAATCGATACTCAGAAAGTTGAACCAGAGACTAGTAAATTAGGTGACCTTGATCCAGAAACTCGCTCGACTGTTGAGAAAATGATG TTTGATCAAAGGCAAAAGCAGATGGGTCTTCCAACAAGCGAGGAGCTACAGAAGCAAGAGATCCTTAAGAAATTCATGTCTGag CATCCGGAGATGGACTTCTCAAATGCAAAGTTTAACTGA
- a CDS encoding F-box associated ubiquitination effector family protein (unknown protein; BEST Arabidopsis thaliana protein match is: unknown protein (TAIR:AT5G52080.1); Has 1807 Blast hits to 1807 proteins in 277 species: Archae - 0; Bacteria - 0; Metazoa - 736; Fungi - 347; Plants - 385; Viruses - 0; Other Eukaryotes - 339 (source: NCBI BLink).): MTLLAIDLDMFGHGSAGQILGRSDVDRVEYVRIGL, encoded by the coding sequence ATGACTCTTCTAGCCATTGATCTCGATATGTTTGGGCATGGATCGGCGGGACAAATATTGGGCCGGTCCGATGTGGATCGGGTTGAGTATGTACGGATcgggctctga